One window of Oreochromis niloticus isolate F11D_XX linkage group LG23, O_niloticus_UMD_NMBU, whole genome shotgun sequence genomic DNA carries:
- the LOC100693320 gene encoding calcium load-activated calcium channel isoform X2, with translation MMSGGPTLRRVTVGGGSGQQAGMGGPVAQQQQGQTVKKKKETITESAGRQQKEKIERQEEKLKNNRDLSMVRMKSMFTIGFCFTALMGMFN, from the exons ATGATGAGTGGAGGTCCAACCTTACGGCGGGTCACTGTTGGTGGGGGTTCAGGCCAGCAAGCAGGTATGGGAGGACCTGTGGCTCAACAGCAGCAAGGACAGACAG ttaagaagaaaaaggaaaccaTAACTGAATCTGCTGGACGCCAACAAAAGGAGAAGATTG AAAGGCAAGAGGAGAAGCTGAAGAACAACAGAGACCTGTCTATG GTGCGGATGAAATCCATGTTCACCATTGGTTTCTGCTTCACAGCTCTCATGGGCATGTTCAACTAA
- the LOC100693320 gene encoding uncharacterized protein LOC100693320 isoform X1, with product MMSGGPTLRRVTVGGGSGQQAGMGGPVAQQQQGQTVKKKKETITESAGRQQKEKIERQEEKLKNNRDLSMLSWACSTKLLQVSMEELWPNCHLCHCRISRDCHTATCWARITPTAPLFSSISSAPCPSDSQSE from the exons ATGATGAGTGGAGGTCCAACCTTACGGCGGGTCACTGTTGGTGGGGGTTCAGGCCAGCAAGCAGGTATGGGAGGACCTGTGGCTCAACAGCAGCAAGGACAGACAG ttaagaagaaaaaggaaaccaTAACTGAATCTGCTGGACGCCAACAAAAGGAGAAGATTG AAAGGCAAGAGGAGAAGCTGAAGAACAACAGAGACCTGTCTATG CTCTCATGGGCATGTTCAACTAAGTTACTGCAGG TTTCGATGGAAGAGTTGTGGCCAAATTGCCATTTGTGCCACTGTCGTATATCCAGGGACTGTCACACCGCAACCTGCTGGGCGAGGATTACACCGACTGCTCCTTTATTTTCCTCTATATCCTCTGCACCATGTCCATCAGACAG TCAGAGTGAGTAA